The following are encoded together in the Acanthochromis polyacanthus isolate Apoly-LR-REF ecotype Palm Island chromosome 14, KAUST_Apoly_ChrSc, whole genome shotgun sequence genome:
- the arsh gene encoding arylsulfatase D isoform X2 — MMVDDLGIGDVGCYGNDTIRTPNIDRLASEGVKLTQHIAAAPLCTPSRSAFITGRYALRSGMGSTGRVQVVLFLAGSGGLPPSETTFAKRLQQQGYTTGLVGKWHLGVNCEYRGDHCHHPNQHGFSYFYGLPFTLFNDCVPGEGRDVLADLQETLEQLTMVLGVGLVTLVCVRLCGLFEVSLWLLVPLFFLCILATAVWYVPFILLPTWNCIIMRNQEVIEQPMTVETLPQRLLGEAQNFIKRNADHPFLLFFSLAHIHTPMFKTPAFAGKSRHGRYGDNLEEVDWIIGKITETVDSLGLASNTLMYFASDHGGHLEDSDLQTGQKGGWNGIYKGGKAMGGWEGGIRVPGIFRWPGRLAAGKVVDEPTSLMDLYPTLKYLAKDTQPDRQLDGYNLMPLLEGKAARSEHEFMFHYCGIYLNAVRWHPPGSDSIFKVHFFTPNFSPPGAVGCYDTKVCLCHGEHVTHHTPPLVYDLFHDPSESRPLTPDTEPRFAEILEQTAKAVERHKSTLTNEQASDDAHSHSSTAAQGVESQMTWSKILWRPWLQPCCGTFPFCGCKEDTAQL, encoded by the exons ATGATGGTGGATGACCTCGGTATTGGGGATGTCGGTTGCTATGGTAACGACACCATCAG GACTCCCAACATAGACAGACTAGCCTCTGAGGGGGTGAAGCTGACCCAGCACATTGCGGCTGCACCCCTCTGCACCCCGAGCCGGAGCGCCTTTATTACGGGCCGTTATGCACTCCGCTCAG GGATGGGCAGCACGGGGCGTGTCCAGGTGGTGCTGTTCCTTGCGGGTTCGGGCGGGCTGCCACCCAGCGAGACCACCTTCGCTAAGAGGCTGCAGCAACAAGGATACACCACTGGCCTAGTGG GTAAATGGCACTTGGGTGTGAACTGTGAATACAGAGGGGATCACTGTCATCATCCGAACCAGCATGGTTTCAGCTACTTCTACGGCCTCCCATTCACCTTGTTCAATGATTGTGTGCCTGGAGAGGGCCGTGATGTGCTGGCAGATCTCCAGGAGACACTCGAACAGCTTACCATGGTGCTTGGAGTTGGCCTTGTCACACTG gtgtgtgtccgtctgtgtggCCTTTTTGAAGTGAGCCTGTGGCTCCTGGTaccacttttctttctttgtatcCTAGCAACTGCTGTGTGGTATGTGCCCTTTATTCTTCTGCCAACCTGGAACTGCATCATCATGAGGAACCAAGAAGTGATCGAACAGCCAATGACTGTGGAGACGCTGCCCCAGAGACTGCTGGGAGAAGCACAAAATTTTATAAAGAG GAATGCTGATCATCcattcctcctctttttctcaTTGGCCCACATCCACACACCAATGTTCAAAACTCCAGCCTTTGCCGGCAAAAGTCGTCATGGTCGTTACGGTGACAATCTCGAAGAAGTGGATTGGATCATTG GTAAAATAACAGAGACAGTCGATTCCCTCGGCCTCGCCAGCAATACTCTCATGTACTTTGCATCCGACCACGGTGGACACCTGGAGGATTCTGATTTGCAAACTGGCCAGAAAGGAGGCTGGAATGGCATCTATAAAG GTGGGAAGGCTATGGGGGGCTGGGAAGGGGGCATCAGGGTACCTGGTATTTTCCGCTGGCCTGGCAGACTAGCAGCAGGAAAAGTGGTGGATGAACCTACGAGCCTCATGGATCTGTACCCAACACTGAAATATTTAGCCAAGGACACACAACCAGACAG ACAACTGGATGGCTACAATCTAATGCCACTGTTGGAGGGGAAAGCTGCACGATCAGAGCATGAATTCATGTTTCATTACTGTGGCATCTACCTGAACGCAGTACGCTGGCATCCACCAGGCA GTGACTCTATTTTCAAGGTGCACTTTTTCACTCCCAACTTTTCCCCCCCGGGAGCTGTTGGATGCTATGACACTAAGGTTTGTCTTTGTCATGGAGAACACGTGACGCACCACACCCCACCTCTGGTGTACGACCTCTTTCATGATCCATCAGAGTCTCGCCCATTGACCCCTGATACGGAGCCGCGATTCGCCGAAATACTTGAGCAGACTGCCAAAGCTGTAGAGAGACATAAAAGCACCCTCACAAATGAACAGGCATCTGATGACGCTCATTCACACTCCAGCACAGCTGCTCAGGGCGTTGAAAGCCAGATGACTTGGAGCAAGATTCTGTGGAGACCCTGGCTTCAGCCCTGCTGTGGGACGTTTCCATTCTGTGGGTGCAAAGAGGACACAGCACAattatag
- the arsh gene encoding arylsulfatase D isoform X1 produces MRSAWLAPLLLSLLLTAGGCVAGEEASNKPNFVLMMVDDLGIGDVGCYGNDTIRTPNIDRLASEGVKLTQHIAAAPLCTPSRSAFITGRYALRSGMGSTGRVQVVLFLAGSGGLPPSETTFAKRLQQQGYTTGLVGKWHLGVNCEYRGDHCHHPNQHGFSYFYGLPFTLFNDCVPGEGRDVLADLQETLEQLTMVLGVGLVTLVCVRLCGLFEVSLWLLVPLFFLCILATAVWYVPFILLPTWNCIIMRNQEVIEQPMTVETLPQRLLGEAQNFIKRNADHPFLLFFSLAHIHTPMFKTPAFAGKSRHGRYGDNLEEVDWIIGKITETVDSLGLASNTLMYFASDHGGHLEDSDLQTGQKGGWNGIYKGGKAMGGWEGGIRVPGIFRWPGRLAAGKVVDEPTSLMDLYPTLKYLAKDTQPDRQLDGYNLMPLLEGKAARSEHEFMFHYCGIYLNAVRWHPPGSDSIFKVHFFTPNFSPPGAVGCYDTKVCLCHGEHVTHHTPPLVYDLFHDPSESRPLTPDTEPRFAEILEQTAKAVERHKSTLTNEQASDDAHSHSSTAAQGVESQMTWSKILWRPWLQPCCGTFPFCGCKEDTAQL; encoded by the exons ATGAG GTCTGCCTGGTTGGCACCTCTTCTTCTGTCCCTGCTCCTGACAGCAGGGGGTTGTGTCGCAGGGGAGGAGGCGAGCAACAAGCCCAACTTTGTGCTGATGATGGTGGATGACCTCGGTATTGGGGATGTCGGTTGCTATGGTAACGACACCATCAG GACTCCCAACATAGACAGACTAGCCTCTGAGGGGGTGAAGCTGACCCAGCACATTGCGGCTGCACCCCTCTGCACCCCGAGCCGGAGCGCCTTTATTACGGGCCGTTATGCACTCCGCTCAG GGATGGGCAGCACGGGGCGTGTCCAGGTGGTGCTGTTCCTTGCGGGTTCGGGCGGGCTGCCACCCAGCGAGACCACCTTCGCTAAGAGGCTGCAGCAACAAGGATACACCACTGGCCTAGTGG GTAAATGGCACTTGGGTGTGAACTGTGAATACAGAGGGGATCACTGTCATCATCCGAACCAGCATGGTTTCAGCTACTTCTACGGCCTCCCATTCACCTTGTTCAATGATTGTGTGCCTGGAGAGGGCCGTGATGTGCTGGCAGATCTCCAGGAGACACTCGAACAGCTTACCATGGTGCTTGGAGTTGGCCTTGTCACACTG gtgtgtgtccgtctgtgtggCCTTTTTGAAGTGAGCCTGTGGCTCCTGGTaccacttttctttctttgtatcCTAGCAACTGCTGTGTGGTATGTGCCCTTTATTCTTCTGCCAACCTGGAACTGCATCATCATGAGGAACCAAGAAGTGATCGAACAGCCAATGACTGTGGAGACGCTGCCCCAGAGACTGCTGGGAGAAGCACAAAATTTTATAAAGAG GAATGCTGATCATCcattcctcctctttttctcaTTGGCCCACATCCACACACCAATGTTCAAAACTCCAGCCTTTGCCGGCAAAAGTCGTCATGGTCGTTACGGTGACAATCTCGAAGAAGTGGATTGGATCATTG GTAAAATAACAGAGACAGTCGATTCCCTCGGCCTCGCCAGCAATACTCTCATGTACTTTGCATCCGACCACGGTGGACACCTGGAGGATTCTGATTTGCAAACTGGCCAGAAAGGAGGCTGGAATGGCATCTATAAAG GTGGGAAGGCTATGGGGGGCTGGGAAGGGGGCATCAGGGTACCTGGTATTTTCCGCTGGCCTGGCAGACTAGCAGCAGGAAAAGTGGTGGATGAACCTACGAGCCTCATGGATCTGTACCCAACACTGAAATATTTAGCCAAGGACACACAACCAGACAG ACAACTGGATGGCTACAATCTAATGCCACTGTTGGAGGGGAAAGCTGCACGATCAGAGCATGAATTCATGTTTCATTACTGTGGCATCTACCTGAACGCAGTACGCTGGCATCCACCAGGCA GTGACTCTATTTTCAAGGTGCACTTTTTCACTCCCAACTTTTCCCCCCCGGGAGCTGTTGGATGCTATGACACTAAGGTTTGTCTTTGTCATGGAGAACACGTGACGCACCACACCCCACCTCTGGTGTACGACCTCTTTCATGATCCATCAGAGTCTCGCCCATTGACCCCTGATACGGAGCCGCGATTCGCCGAAATACTTGAGCAGACTGCCAAAGCTGTAGAGAGACATAAAAGCACCCTCACAAATGAACAGGCATCTGATGACGCTCATTCACACTCCAGCACAGCTGCTCAGGGCGTTGAAAGCCAGATGACTTGGAGCAAGATTCTGTGGAGACCCTGGCTTCAGCCCTGCTGTGGGACGTTTCCATTCTGTGGGTGCAAAGAGGACACAGCACAattatag